In Asticcacaulis sp. EMRT-3, one DNA window encodes the following:
- a CDS encoding replication initiator protein A — protein MSRRPRKLSTDGDTEELFRIVTAREEDKQAAAAAEGEVVGAVPAHLDTSKPTVRRAPLMRERRGIDLFMIDPLSGVILKSDMQSLEHPIFSLSKVRDMSTYHYEHNGNWLEVTPSSIGRATIYDRDLILYITSHIVRAVNEGRGVSQTVRLTAHDFLKFANRGNGGRSYELLRESLTRLGGTRIQTNIKTNDTDEFRTFGLVESASILRETRDGQMLDLEIKVSDWLFKAISNSEVLALHPDYFRLKRPLERRLYELARKHCGRQESWVVSLDVCLKKSGSRGEMKEFRRMVREIVETNAETHHFPDYDIRMEGDYLVFELRSISALSKPLVTAEAGQPRLKPDTYEKAKKAAPGMDVYAMEADWLAYWQSSGRPKLKSADGAFVAYCKSRGGEGRKPARASARH, from the coding sequence ATGTCCCGGCGCCCAAGAAAGTTATCAACAGATGGGGATACGGAGGAGTTATTCCGTATCGTCACGGCTCGCGAGGAAGACAAGCAGGCAGCCGCGGCCGCCGAAGGCGAGGTTGTGGGCGCAGTCCCGGCCCATCTTGATACATCGAAGCCTACTGTGCGGCGCGCCCCGTTGATGCGCGAAAGGCGGGGGATAGATCTTTTCATGATCGATCCACTCTCCGGCGTTATTCTGAAGAGTGACATGCAATCGCTTGAGCACCCGATCTTCTCGTTGTCGAAGGTCCGTGACATGTCGACCTACCATTACGAACATAATGGCAATTGGCTTGAGGTCACTCCGTCATCGATCGGTCGGGCGACCATCTATGATCGCGATCTGATCCTTTACATCACTAGCCATATCGTTAGAGCGGTCAATGAAGGTCGCGGTGTTAGCCAGACAGTGCGTCTGACGGCGCATGATTTCCTGAAATTTGCCAACCGCGGCAATGGCGGAAGGTCCTATGAGCTTCTTAGAGAGTCGCTGACACGTTTGGGCGGAACGCGGATTCAGACCAATATCAAAACCAACGATACGGATGAGTTTCGAACGTTTGGCCTTGTCGAGTCGGCCAGCATTCTGCGGGAGACGCGCGACGGCCAGATGCTCGACCTCGAAATCAAGGTTTCGGATTGGCTGTTCAAAGCCATCTCCAACAGCGAGGTCCTGGCCCTGCATCCCGACTATTTCCGGTTAAAGCGGCCATTGGAGCGACGGCTCTACGAACTCGCACGCAAACATTGCGGTCGCCAGGAAAGCTGGGTTGTCTCACTGGATGTATGCTTGAAGAAGTCCGGCTCGAGGGGAGAAATGAAGGAGTTCCGCCGAATGGTTCGTGAGATTGTCGAGACAAACGCAGAAACGCACCATTTCCCGGACTACGATATTCGGATGGAAGGGGACTATCTCGTCTTCGAACTCCGGAGCATTTCAGCTCTCTCTAAGCCTTTGGTGACCGCTGAAGCCGGTCAACCGCGACTAAAACCCGACACCTATGAAAAGGCAAAGAAGGCGGCACCGGGGATGGATGTCTACGCGATGGAGGCGGATTGGCTGGCCTATTGGCAATCGTCGGGACGACCGAAGCTGAAGTCTGCCGATGGCGCCTTTGTCGCCTATTGCAAAAGTCGGGGAGGAGAAGGCAGGAAGCCCGCCAGGGCCTCAGCCCGGCACTAA
- a CDS encoding ParB N-terminal domain-containing protein: MTQATQKIVLSTSRDIPLNKLVLSQSNVRIVKSGISIEELAEDIARRTLLQSLNVRPVLSGDGIETGMFEVPAGGRRYRALQLLVKQKRLAKDAPINCVVRAAGSDTTAEEDSLAENVQRVALHPLDQFRAFQALRGQGASEEEIAARFFVNLNVVQQRLRLASVSPALLEVYAEDGMTLNQLMAFSVSTDQVRQEQVWANIKDGYSKEPYHIKRLLTEHTIEASDRRALFVGVDAYEDAGGAVFRDLFSGDNGGWLQDIGLLNRLVNEKLALAAEAIAVDGWKWVEVAVDLPYGNTAGMREITGAEAPLTEDEQATIDALVAEQAAIEAKYAEDDEYPDEVDQRLGQIETALEEFDERPATFTPAERAISGVFLSLARDGTLAIERGWVRPEDELPADVDLDTTVVDSEGEGATLASTEATGTVITVFGHPSPAAADEDEETIRPLPDRLVSELTAYRTLALQDAIACSPRVAMTMLLHKLVTDAFRALSTVSCLEASVRRIHFPEQGADLKICPAALAITERSEAWKAAIPQGDQELWDWLEGESDDSRAMLLAYCVSFGVNALVEKIDRYGGGLSQHGLDQRIAQADRLATAVSLDLVEAGWRPTADNYLGRVTKPRILEAVREGAGDRAAQLIEHLKKGDMAKEAERLLANTGWLPEPLRLEAGRAEAEALEPEARALPEFLTNGEDGALSHATAPEQLAAAE, from the coding sequence ATGACCCAAGCGACCCAGAAGATCGTCCTTAGCACATCGCGGGACATCCCCCTCAACAAGCTGGTCTTGTCCCAGTCCAATGTTCGGATTGTCAAATCCGGCATCTCTATTGAGGAATTGGCCGAAGATATCGCGCGCCGAACCCTCCTTCAAAGCCTCAATGTCCGCCCGGTCTTAAGCGGCGACGGGATCGAGACCGGAATGTTCGAGGTGCCCGCCGGCGGTCGGCGCTACCGCGCCCTGCAATTGTTGGTCAAACAGAAACGTCTGGCCAAGGATGCCCCTATCAACTGCGTTGTGCGCGCGGCTGGCAGTGACACGACTGCAGAGGAAGATTCGCTCGCAGAGAATGTTCAACGCGTTGCCTTGCATCCGCTCGACCAGTTTCGCGCCTTTCAAGCTCTACGCGGACAGGGTGCCAGTGAAGAGGAAATCGCGGCCCGGTTCTTCGTCAACCTCAATGTCGTCCAGCAGCGTTTGCGTCTGGCCTCGGTCTCGCCAGCCTTGCTTGAAGTCTATGCGGAGGACGGCATGACCCTCAACCAGCTGATGGCGTTCTCGGTCTCAACTGACCAAGTACGCCAAGAACAGGTCTGGGCCAATATTAAGGACGGCTATTCAAAAGAGCCTTATCACATCAAACGCCTGCTCACGGAGCACACGATTGAAGCATCGGACAGAAGGGCCTTATTCGTTGGCGTCGATGCATATGAGGATGCTGGCGGTGCCGTTTTTCGCGATCTCTTCAGCGGTGACAATGGCGGCTGGCTGCAAGATATTGGCCTTCTTAATCGCCTTGTGAATGAGAAACTGGCCTTGGCGGCCGAAGCGATTGCCGTCGACGGCTGGAAATGGGTCGAAGTGGCCGTCGACCTGCCCTATGGCAACACGGCGGGTATGCGTGAGATCACAGGTGCTGAGGCTCCATTGACTGAGGACGAGCAGGCGACGATCGATGCTTTGGTAGCTGAACAGGCCGCCATTGAGGCTAAATATGCCGAGGACGACGAATATCCCGACGAAGTCGACCAGCGCCTTGGCCAGATTGAAACCGCTTTGGAAGAATTTGATGAACGGCCCGCAACCTTTACCCCTGCGGAAAGGGCCATCTCTGGCGTCTTCCTCAGCCTGGCACGAGACGGCACGCTTGCGATCGAACGTGGATGGGTACGTCCGGAGGACGAACTGCCAGCAGATGTCGACCTCGACACCACTGTAGTTGATAGTGAGGGGGAAGGGGCAACTCTGGCTTCCACCGAGGCAACGGGAACAGTCATTACGGTTTTCGGTCATCCTTCGCCAGCGGCGGCGGATGAGGACGAAGAGACTATCCGACCACTGCCAGACCGGCTCGTCTCAGAACTCACTGCATATCGCACGCTCGCCCTTCAGGATGCTATCGCATGCAGTCCGCGCGTCGCTATGACAATGCTGCTTCATAAGCTGGTGACGGACGCCTTTCGTGCGTTGTCGACCGTGTCCTGCCTTGAGGCTTCCGTGCGCCGCATCCATTTCCCGGAACAGGGAGCGGATCTGAAAATCTGCCCCGCGGCTTTGGCAATCACCGAGCGCAGTGAGGCGTGGAAGGCGGCGATTCCTCAGGGTGACCAGGAACTTTGGGACTGGCTTGAAGGCGAATCCGACGACAGCCGAGCGATGCTTTTGGCCTACTGTGTCAGCTTCGGTGTCAACGCCCTGGTGGAGAAAATCGACCGCTACGGTGGCGGCTTGTCGCAACATGGCCTCGACCAGCGGATCGCCCAGGCGGACAGGCTGGCGACGGCCGTCAGCCTTGATCTGGTGGAAGCCGGGTGGCGCCCCACAGCAGATAACTACCTGGGTCGTGTGACTAAACCGCGAATTCTTGAAGCGGTCAGAGAGGGCGCTGGCGATCGTGCGGCACAACTCATTGAGCACCTGAAGAAGGGTGACATGGCGAAGGAAGCTGAACGCCTGTTGGCAAATACTGGTTGGTTGCCGGAACCCCTGCGTCTTGAGGCAGGACGAGCTGAAGCAGAAGCGCTTGAGCCGGAAGCCAGGGCCCTGCCGGAATTCCTCACGAACGGTGAGGATGGTGCTCTCAGCCACGCGACAGCGCCTGAGCAATTAGCCGCAGCTGAATAG
- a CDS encoding ATP-binding protein → MRHRHRTLSKTLETVSTVFPVVLITGPRQVGKTTLLQDCAEATRGYVSLDDLDQRALAQTDPALFLQLHKAPLIIDEVQYAPQLFSVIKGLVDKDQTSGQYWLTGSQKFHLMHGISETLAGRIAILDLIGLSQTERDDRAVAQSPFLPTLDWIEKARPQPSSSAVLDVYHTIWTGSFPAIALNPDMPRDIFYSSYIQTYIQRDVRDLTRVGDEVAFARFLRAAAARTGQLINYADMARDVDVDQKTIKAWLSILETSGLVFMLQPYHNNITNRLVKTPKLYFLDTGLCAYLTQWSTPEALEAGAMSGAILETYMLAEILKSYWNRGKVGNFYFYRDRDQREVDLLISQDGKLYPIEFKKTMTPSLGATKNFAALEALKQPIGDGCVICLKEIDIPLSKAVWAIPVGYL, encoded by the coding sequence ATGCGCCACAGACACCGCACGCTCAGCAAAACCCTGGAGACCGTCTCCACTGTCTTCCCCGTCGTCCTCATCACTGGGCCCCGGCAGGTTGGTAAGACGACTTTGCTTCAGGACTGTGCCGAAGCGACCCGTGGTTACGTCAGCCTGGATGACCTCGATCAACGCGCCTTAGCACAAACCGATCCGGCCTTGTTCCTGCAATTACATAAGGCACCTCTGATTATAGACGAGGTGCAATATGCACCGCAGTTGTTCAGCGTCATCAAAGGCCTTGTCGACAAGGATCAAACCAGCGGCCAGTACTGGCTCACGGGCTCGCAAAAATTCCATCTGATGCACGGCATTTCCGAAACTCTTGCCGGTCGGATTGCCATTCTCGATCTGATCGGCCTGTCCCAGACCGAACGCGATGATCGCGCCGTCGCGCAAAGCCCTTTCCTCCCGACGCTGGATTGGATTGAAAAAGCCCGACCACAGCCGTCAAGCTCGGCGGTCCTCGATGTCTATCACACGATCTGGACAGGAAGCTTCCCGGCTATCGCGCTTAACCCGGATATGCCGCGAGATATTTTCTATAGTTCCTACATCCAAACCTATATCCAGCGGGATGTCAGAGATCTGACGCGCGTGGGGGACGAAGTCGCCTTCGCACGCTTCCTCCGCGCCGCGGCAGCCCGCACCGGCCAACTCATCAACTACGCCGACATGGCACGCGATGTCGATGTCGACCAGAAAACGATCAAGGCCTGGCTTTCGATCCTCGAGACGTCGGGGCTTGTCTTTATGCTTCAGCCTTACCACAACAATATCACCAATCGCCTGGTCAAGACGCCGAAGCTCTATTTCCTGGATACCGGACTGTGCGCCTATCTAACTCAGTGGTCGACGCCGGAAGCTCTCGAAGCTGGTGCGATGTCGGGTGCCATCCTTGAAACCTATATGCTGGCCGAGATTCTCAAATCCTATTGGAACCGAGGGAAGGTCGGCAATTTCTATTTTTATCGTGACCGTGATCAGAGGGAGGTTGATCTGCTGATCAGTCAGGATGGGAAGCTTTACCCCATCGAATTCAAGAAGACGATGACGCCCAGTCTGGGTGCCACAAAGAATTTCGCGGCCTTGGAAGCCCTGAAACAGCCGATCGGTGATGGATGCGTTATCTGCCTAAAGGAAATTGATATCCCCCTGTCAAAGGCGGTTTGGGCAATTCCGGTGGGATACCTGTAA
- a CDS encoding ParA family protein, which produces MKTLVLANQKGGVGKSAVATQFAQYLIEQGHRVLFIDLDHQRNSSKALAKSGRATIAPFTATKIFEGVGLTAPSATFALVEGDGDLSGMERQPTAHNAFVNALKAFLDRNAHAFDVCVLDTNPNPDIRYAAGLIVADYVLSPIQLNQEAIDGIGGLLNHTRYGIRKIKATLNPSLELIGILPNLVEPTPFQRGNLKQIAEGFGQLLIPTGEGSGIALLPRRSVFAEAQADGTYIANLKKTAARDTWREIRPVFEAIAHRMGLEVLNDA; this is translated from the coding sequence ATGAAGACGCTGGTGTTAGCAAACCAAAAGGGAGGCGTTGGGAAAAGCGCGGTCGCAACACAGTTTGCCCAATATCTGATTGAACAGGGTCACCGGGTTCTGTTTATAGATCTCGATCATCAGCGTAACTCGTCCAAGGCACTAGCCAAAAGTGGCCGTGCGACTATTGCCCCCTTCACCGCCACTAAAATCTTCGAGGGCGTAGGGCTGACAGCTCCATCTGCCACATTTGCATTGGTCGAAGGCGATGGCGATCTCAGTGGCATGGAAAGGCAGCCCACCGCGCACAACGCATTTGTCAACGCGTTGAAAGCCTTCCTAGATCGCAACGCACACGCGTTCGACGTCTGTGTACTTGATACCAATCCAAATCCTGACATTCGCTACGCCGCCGGATTGATCGTTGCGGACTATGTCCTATCGCCAATTCAACTCAATCAGGAAGCCATCGATGGAATCGGTGGTTTGCTGAATCACACGCGTTATGGCATCCGAAAAATAAAAGCGACGCTTAACCCCAGCCTCGAATTGATCGGTATTCTGCCTAACCTGGTCGAACCGACACCCTTTCAGCGCGGGAATCTCAAGCAGATCGCAGAAGGCTTCGGCCAGCTGTTGATTCCGACAGGGGAGGGGAGTGGCATCGCGCTACTTCCGCGTCGTTCAGTTTTTGCCGAAGCTCAGGCCGACGGGACCTATATCGCCAACCTGAAGAAAACCGCTGCCCGTGATACCTGGCGTGAAATTCGCCCGGTGTTTGAAGCCATTGCCCACCGTATGGGATTAGAGGTGCTCAATGACGCTTGA
- a CDS encoding DUF736 domain-containing protein has product MATIGTFTKTENGYTGSVKTLNLNAKAQIVAVEKDNERSPDYRVYSGTIEIGAGWTKTARESNRDYVSLKLDDPSLPAPIFGSLVQAEDSETYNLIWSRRPGE; this is encoded by the coding sequence ATGGCAACCATCGGTACTTTCACCAAGACGGAAAACGGCTACACCGGTTCGGTCAAAACCCTCAACCTTAACGCCAAGGCGCAAATCGTCGCAGTCGAGAAGGACAATGAGCGCAGCCCCGACTACCGCGTCTACTCAGGAACTATCGAGATCGGTGCTGGGTGGACCAAGACCGCACGCGAAAGCAACCGCGACTATGTGTCACTGAAGCTCGATGATCCCTCCCTGCCAGCCCCGATCTTCGGCAGCCTCGTTCAGGCGGAAGACTCCGAAACCTACAACCTGATCTGGTCGCGCCGCCCCGGCGAGTAG
- a CDS encoding ParB/RepB/Spo0J family partition protein, with product MTLDLSALDDPLEISTGKPLQVLLSDIEEDPNQPRVEFDEDAMADMEASIRAKGVISPVSIRPHPQKLGKYLLNFGARRLRGSRRAGRDTIPAFIDEGHDDFDQVIENEQRENLKPIELALFIQRKLDAGAKKADIARRLGKPAPVITEHLALIDLPPSLERAYRDGRLSSPKTIYELRSLHAKFPAEVERWVAKPVEITRATVSNLAAALKAPPLTAPLVMTKDSEAMEVAPKPSNKATAKVPAFAAPQPIKRPKILVEHKSRPATLILDRRPPLPGMVYIRYDTDPDSKDVQVEADTVTLSQIIEDETGNS from the coding sequence ATGACGCTTGATCTGTCAGCCCTGGATGATCCGTTGGAAATCTCGACGGGTAAGCCGCTTCAGGTCTTACTTTCGGATATCGAAGAAGACCCTAACCAGCCGCGTGTTGAATTCGACGAAGACGCCATGGCCGACATGGAGGCGTCAATCAGAGCTAAGGGCGTCATCTCACCGGTGTCCATCCGACCCCATCCTCAAAAGCTCGGCAAATACCTTCTCAATTTCGGTGCCCGGCGTTTGCGTGGCTCAAGACGTGCTGGCCGAGATACCATTCCCGCCTTTATCGATGAAGGCCATGACGATTTCGATCAGGTTATCGAAAACGAACAACGCGAGAATCTGAAACCCATAGAGTTGGCTTTGTTCATCCAGCGCAAGCTTGACGCCGGTGCCAAAAAGGCCGACATCGCGCGCCGTCTTGGCAAGCCTGCGCCTGTCATTACCGAACATCTGGCTTTGATCGATCTGCCGCCAAGTCTGGAGCGCGCCTATCGCGACGGACGGCTCTCGTCTCCCAAGACCATTTACGAACTGCGCAGCCTTCACGCGAAGTTCCCAGCCGAGGTCGAGCGTTGGGTTGCCAAGCCCGTTGAAATTACGCGCGCCACAGTCAGCAATCTGGCCGCTGCACTGAAGGCGCCGCCATTGACGGCCCCCTTAGTCATGACTAAGGATTCTGAGGCTATGGAAGTTGCCCCTAAGCCGTCAAACAAGGCGACCGCTAAGGTGCCAGCCTTTGCTGCGCCCCAACCGATTAAGCGCCCCAAGATCCTTGTCGAACACAAGAGTCGCCCCGCGACGCTCATACTTGATCGGCGACCGCCGCTCCCCGGCATGGTTTATATCCGCTATGACACGGATCCGGACAGCAAGGACGTGCAGGTGGAGGCTGATACGGTCACCCTTAGCCAGATCATTGAAGACGAGACAGGCAATAGCTGA
- a CDS encoding zincin-like metallopeptidase domain-containing protein, whose protein sequence is MSGYQKHSTGGEGPASLYSDITRKIIAELEAGNVPWVQPWAGSGRGGAAVGMPANASTHRRYSGINILILWNAVIKRGFAHQGWLTFRQALSLGGCVRKGEHGTTVVYADRFVPRTERQRLDAGGDDIRAIPFLKRFTVFNIAQCDGLPDDGTGLETVPDTPQIDPSVRNLIAKSGIDFRVGGDRAYYVPSHDYVQIPPPEAYFEPINWHRTALHELGHASGHPSRLNRDLTGPFGSRKYAAEELVAEMTSAFCCASLGIMPTVRHSDYIANWLEVLREDDKAIFRAASQASKSADYLLGFLKAEDESEAAAAAAAAAARDDLAAA, encoded by the coding sequence ATGAGCGGCTATCAGAAACATTCGACCGGCGGCGAAGGGCCGGCCAGTCTTTACAGTGATATTACTCGAAAAATCATCGCGGAGCTTGAGGCTGGCAATGTCCCCTGGGTCCAGCCATGGGCTGGGTCGGGGAGAGGGGGCGCCGCCGTCGGTATGCCTGCTAATGCCTCCACCCACAGGCGCTATTCCGGGATCAACATCCTGATTCTGTGGAATGCAGTGATCAAGCGAGGCTTCGCCCACCAAGGTTGGCTGACGTTCCGGCAGGCGCTGAGCCTTGGCGGCTGCGTCAGGAAGGGGGAACACGGCACCACGGTCGTTTATGCAGACCGCTTTGTCCCTCGAACTGAGCGTCAACGTCTCGATGCGGGTGGCGATGATATTCGTGCTATCCCATTCCTGAAGCGTTTTACGGTTTTCAACATTGCTCAGTGCGACGGTCTGCCTGATGACGGGACAGGACTGGAGACGGTGCCGGATACGCCGCAGATCGACCCCAGCGTCCGCAATCTGATCGCAAAAAGTGGCATAGATTTCCGCGTTGGTGGCGACAGGGCCTATTACGTTCCGTCCCACGATTACGTCCAGATCCCGCCGCCTGAGGCATATTTTGAGCCCATCAATTGGCACCGTACCGCGCTTCATGAACTTGGGCACGCAAGTGGTCACCCATCGCGCCTAAATCGCGATCTGACGGGACCGTTTGGCAGCCGTAAATATGCCGCCGAAGAATTAGTGGCCGAGATGACCTCGGCCTTTTGCTGCGCTTCGCTCGGCATTATGCCGACGGTACGCCATTCCGATTACATCGCCAACTGGTTGGAAGTCCTTCGCGAAGACGACAAGGCAATCTTCCGTGCCGCCTCTCAGGCCAGCAAATCCGCTGACTACCTTCTGGGTTTTTTAAAAGCTGAGGATGAAAGCGAGGCAGCAGCAGCAGCGGCCGCCGCAGCAGCAAGGGACGATCTGGCGGCAGCCTGA
- a CDS encoding DUF6117 family protein — protein MSIPDPVRANFDVLLRAAENCDLALMECTDAETGVPRYVLCAVAKDGDAYVMTPFGHMVSDQDPYTAYIPPNV, from the coding sequence GTGAGCATTCCCGATCCCGTCCGCGCCAATTTCGATGTCCTGTTACGGGCTGCCGAAAATTGTGACCTCGCGTTAATGGAATGTACTGACGCCGAAACCGGGGTCCCTCGCTATGTGCTGTGTGCAGTGGCAAAGGATGGCGATGCCTATGTCATGACGCCTTTTGGCCACATGGTTTCCGACCAGGACCCCTATACCGCCTATATCCCTCCCAACGTTTGA